The Aestuariibius sp. HNIBRBA575 nucleotide sequence CAATCAATGTGCGGGCTGTGGTGTTTATCGGCATCGCCGATTGGCGCAGATCAACGGGAATTAGCCGCGCGAGGACCTGTTCAACCTGTGCCCCCTGCAATCGGATGACGGCCCATGCCCCGGTCTGATCTGTCATCGCGGCAAGCGGCGTCGGGGGCAATTTCGCCTCAAAAATCAGCGCCTGCCCCGGCCCCAGCCACATCGCGCGTACTCGCCCGTGATTTGGCGCGGTATTAGGGGTGGGAAACGGCACACCGATCTTTTCCATCAGCCATTCAGAAATCACCGTATCTTGTCCCCGAAAGGGCGCAAGTGATGTGATGCGTTTTGGGACCACTTCGGACAAAGAGACCTGTCCAATTGTTTTTGCACTCCAATCGGAAAGCGCAGAAATTGGTTTAAGTTCAATCATGTAGGCGATCTCCGCTTAGGTCAAAGAAAACGGGATCACATATTTCAACGGTCACATCAGCACCATGCAAATGATCAACCATGCGCAAATGGTCGCCAATGCGCGCGCGCCCATTGCGTAAAAATCCCAATCCCAAATAACTGGATAACGTTGGCGAATATCCAACCGATGTCAGATATCCGAGATCATTTTCGCGGCGCGCCCGAACGTCGGATTCAAACAAATGCGCCCCGGCATGCAGCATTTGATCCGATGCAATCGTGCGAATGCCGACCATTTGTTCACGAGATGCCCCCAGCAGACCCGGCCGACGAGAGGCAGAAAAGCCAACACAATCCTTTTTGCGTGACACCATGCGATCCATGCCGATGTCATCCATCGTGATGCGTCCGTGAATTTCTGCATGGGTCAAAAACCCTTTTTCAATCCGCAACACATTTAACGCTTCCATCCCATAGGGCCCACCGCCAAGCGATTGGGTATGGTGCAGCAATGTTGAAAACAACGCCGCCCCATATTGGGTAGGAACCGCGATTTCGTAGGCATGTTCCCCCGAAAAAGAGATACGGAACAGCCGCGCAGATGTGCCCGCGATCGACACATCCCCACAACTCATGAACGGAAACTGGTCACGCCCCAAAGGCGTATCCAATATTTTATTCAGCAAATCCCGTGATTTAGGACCCGCGACGGCAAATTGCGCCCATTGTTCGGTCACCGAAATCGTGTGAACATCCATGTGTTTGCAATGGGACTGACGCAAGAAATCCAGATGCATCATCACCTGCCCCGCAGCGGCAGTGGTGGTGGTCATTACATAGTGATCGGGCGCCAAACACGCCGTGGTTCCGTCATCCATGACATGGCCATCTTCGCGCAGCATAATCCCATAGCGCACCCGACCCGGCTTTAGCGTTGAAAACGTATTGGCATAGGCAAAGTCTAAAAACGCAGCAGCGTCAGGACCTTGGACGTCAATTTTGCCCAGCGTCGAGACATCGCAAATCCCGACATGTTCGCGAACCATTTTCACTTCTCTATCGCAGCTTTGACGCCAGTGGGTTTCACCGTGAATTGGATAATAGCTGGCCCGGTGCCACAACCCGGCCTCGATTTGTGGCGCGCCGAGCTTTTTCGACATTGCGTGTGAAGTCAGCAACCGATGCGGCGCAAAACCCTGACCTTGGGCCCCTGCCCCCATCGCACCAATTGAGACGGGCGTATAGGGCGGGCGAAATGTGGTGGTTCCAGTTTCAGGAATGCCGCGCCCGGTTGCATCCGCCAAAATTGCCAAGGCCACAACATTTGAATTTTTGCCCTGATCGGTGGCCATACCTTGGGTTGTGTAGCGCTTCATATGTTCAACAGACCGCATGTTTTCCTGTGCTGCCTGTCGGACATCTTTGGTGGTGACGTCGTTTTGAAAATCCAGCCATTTCCGCCCCTTACCGACGGTTTCCCACAAAGGGGAAATACGATAGGGATCATCCTGGGCATCAGGTATTGTGACGTTTTTCACCTTAAAGTTCAGGTCGTTACAGATTGCCTCTGCGGCACTCACCCCGTCCTTTAAACATGCGGCGGTGGACATTATTCCGTTTGCCGCCCCGCAGGTGATCAGACCCGGAACAGTGTCTGGCCTAGGAACAAACGCCGCCAAATCCGGGTTCCAAACAGGTCGATTGTTCAGATGACAGGTCAAATGTACCGAAGGGTTCCACCCCCCCGAAACGGCCAGTCCATCCACCTGCAAATCAGTGACCTTTGCCCCCTGACAGACCCGGATACCATTGATTTTGTGTCGCCCCTGCGCCGATGAAATCTGGCCACCTGCCAGTACTGGAAATGCGTCGGACGCCGCAATGTCAGGCCGTGGATCAATCAATGCAACCACGTCTATTCCGGCATCCGATAAATCATGCGCCGTTTGATGCGCATCATCATTGTTGCCAAAAACCGCGATCCTTTGCCCCGGAACCACCCCCCAGCGATTTAAATACGACCGCATTGCCCCAGCGGTCATAATCCCCGGTCGGTCATTATTTGCAAACGCAATGGGCCGTTCCAATGCGCCCGCGGCCAAAACAGTGCGTTTTGCTGCGATCCGCCAAAAACACTCTAGCGATTTATCAGCTTGGCGCGGATGATGATGGCCAACCTTTTCCAGCGCGCCAAACGTCCCCTGATCGTAAACCCCGGTGATGGTCGTCCGGGGCATCAGCCGCACATTATCCATATGTGACAATTGGATAATCATGTCCTGCGCCCAGATCGCAGATGGTTTTCCATCGACCTCTTGGGTCTCAGACAAAAGCCGCCCGCCCATTTGAAAATCTTCGTCAGCCAAAATGACATCGGCCCCCGAACGCGCAGCGGACCATGCCGCCATCAACCCCGATGGCCCAGCGCCGATGACCAGAACATCGCAAAATGCATAGGCTTTTTCGTACCTGTCCGTGTTGGCCAAGCCGCTTAATGCGCCCAATCCTGCCGCCCGACGGATCACTGGTTCATAGAGTTTTTCCCAGAATGATTTGGGCCACATAAAGGTTTTATAATAAAATCCAGCGCCCAAAAAAGAGGCCGCCAAATTGGTGATCGACATCAGATCAAACCCCAATGACGGCCAACGGTTTTGGCTTGTGGCCTCCAATCCTTCGTATAATTCCTGAGTTGTGGCGCGCGTGTTTGGGTCGGCCTGTGCGCCGCGGCCAATTGTCATCAAAGCGTTTGGCTCTTCGCTGCCCGCCGTCAACACGCCGCGTGGGCGATGATATTTGAACGATCGCCCCAACAAATGCACGTCATTCGCCATCAATGCCGATGCCAGCGTGTCCCCGGTCCGGCCTGTCAACTGCCGTCCGTCAAATTGAAATCGAATGTCCGATTGATCCGAATAGATGCCTTTTCCCGGAATTCTCATGATCGGGCATCCGTCGCCGTTTGCGTGGCATTAATTGCATGTGTGACGGTGTTACGATGCACAACAATCCAGGTGCCGCAAGGGCCGTGATACCACAAATCCTTGTGTGATCCTGCGGGGTTATCCCGATTGTGCAAATAGTCATCCCACATATCCGGCCCTGCATCCGCAGCGGGTCGATCCAAGGCCAATTCCGCACCTTGATAGGTGAATTCCCGGAGGTCACGTTCGCCACAATAAGGACAGGTTAGCCTCATGTGTGGCCCCCGACTGCAAGTAGGCGATCGTCAATGCAAATTGTGTTGTGCACCTGTTGCCTCCTCATCCATCAAATTTTGCCCTGTTCGAAACCGGTCCAGTCGGAATTTGGCCGCTGGTGCGTGATGCTCATCTTTGGCGATTAAATGCGCAAAGCTGAACCCAGATCCCGGCACGGCTTTGAAACCGCCGTAACACCAACCGCAATTCAGATAGAGCCCGCCAATCTCGGTTTTGTCGATTATCGGCGATCCGTCCGGCGACATATCCATGATCCCCCCCCAAGACCGCAAAACTCGTGCCTTGGCGATGCCGGGCAAAACCGACATGCAGGATTCCATCGTATGTTCGGCCATGGGCAAATTCCCCCGCGCCGCATAAGAGGCGTAAAAATCCAAAAAGGACCCAAACACCAATCCACCTTTGTCTGATTGACTAATATACAGATGCCCTTCGGCAAAGGTCACAACTTGATCCAAGATCGGTTTTAACCCTTCTGTGACAAAGGCTTGTAAGATGTGACTTTCAATTGGGAGCCGCATGCCAGCCATTGCGGCAACCTGACTGGACCTGCCTGCCACGACAATGGCCACTTTTTTGGCTTTGATCTGACCGTGGCTGGTTTGAACACCGCGCACAGTGCCATTTTCGACATCGATGCCAGTGACTTCGCAGTTTTGGATCAAATCAACGCCCCGCCTATCTGCCCCGCGCGCATAACCCCAGGCAACCGCGTCATGGCGTGCCGTGCCACCCCGAGGATGCAATAGCCCGCCCATGATCGGAAAACGCGCATTGTCAAAATCCAACCCCGGCACGCGTTTTCTGACGGCTTCGCGATCCAGTAAAATCGCATCATCCCCTTGATTTACCATCGCATTTCCACGACGCACAAAGGCATCCCGCTGCCCATCAGAATGAAAGATATTCAACACGCCACGCTGAGACATCATCATATTGAAATTCAGCTCTTGCTCCATCCCTTCCCACAGTTTCAGGGAATGCGAATAAAACTCTGAATTACCCGGAAGCCCATAATTGGCCCGCACAATTGTTGTGTTGCGCCCAACATTTCCCCCGCCCAGATATCCTTTTTCTAAGACGGCGATATTGCTCAGATTGTGTTCTTTGGCCAGATAATAGGCGGTTGCCAAACCATGGCCGCCGCCGCCGATCACGATGATATCGTATTCAGATTTGGGGGTCGGATCGCGCCATAACGGCCGCCACCCTTTGTTTCCTGTTAAGCCCTCTTTCAGTAATTTAAGGCCCGAAAACCGCATAAACCTGCCAGTCGTTAAGTGTGAATAGGTGTGTTTGTTTGATCCTATTCGCATTGGTCAGCCCATTTAAAAGACTTTTGCGACCCGGGTTGGTCTGTTCGCGACCATTATCAGCAATTAATTTGGTGTGGGATAAGGCGTTGGCCAGCAACCCAAAAGCTGCCGACATTGATGCCGGCAGCTCTGATAAATTTGATGTGAGCAGGTAGCGCCCATTTCTTGAGGAAAAGTGAAGCGTTATAGGCCTTTGGCTGTATAGCTCTGCGCGACGCGATCGATTGAAACCAGATAGGCCGCCGTGCGCAAATCTTCGACATCGCTGCGTTCATGCCAAACATTGCTCATGGACTGATAGGCTGTTCGCATCGTGTCATCCAAACCTGACCGCACCAATTCCAGCTCATCTGCGCCGCGTAGATACCGCTCTTTGAAATTGCCGTTCAAAGACCAGCGATCCCCCATGCTTTCATCCAGCCGTTCCAGTTCGCGCACGATCAATTCATGACGCGCCTCTTCCTGGCGGCGCTGCATCCGACCAAATCGGATATGCGACAGGTTTTTGACCCATTCAAAATAGGAAACGGTCACACCGCCCGCATTTGCATACATATCTGGGATGATAACCACCCCTTTTTCGCGCAGAATTTCATCCGCTCCGGCGGTGACTGGGCCGTTGGCTGCTTCAATGATCAAAGGGGCCTTAATGCGTGCCGCATTTTCAAGGTTAATCACCCCCTCAAGGGCCGCGGGGATCAGAATGTCGCAATCTTGTTCCAGCAACAAGGTGCCGTTTTCCACATAGGTGCCCGTTGGATAGCCTTTGACGCCGCCATGTTTGACAATCCAATGATGGACGGCTTCGACGTCGATCCCATCGGGGTCAAACACGCCGCCATCGCGTTCAATGATGCCTGTAACCAGCGATCCATCTTCTTCTTTTAGGAATTTCGCGGCGTGATAACCCACATTTCCCAGCCCCTGGACGATGACTTTTTTACCGTCCAAGCTGCCATCCAACCCGGCGGCGCGCACGTCATCAGGATGGCGGAAAAATTCACGTAATGCATATTGGACACCGCGCCCTGTCGCCTCGACGCGGCCCTGAATGCCGCCTGCATGGGCCGGTTTGCCGGTCACACAGGCATTGGCGTTGATGTCGGTGGTGTTCATGCGGCGATATTGATCCGCAATCCACGCCATTTCCCGTTCGCCCGTGCCCATATCAGGTGCAGGAACGTTCTGAGAGGGATGGATCAGGTCACGTTTGCACAATTCATAGGCAAAACGCCGGGTGATTTGTTCCATTTCGTGTTCATCCCATTCGCGAGGATCAACACATAACCCACCTTTGGATCCCCCAAACGGGGTTTCGACCAAGGCGCATTTGTAGGTCATCAAAGCGGCAAGCGCTTCGACTTCGTTTTGGTTAACCGAGGTTGCGAAACGAATGCCGCCTTTTACCGGTTCCATATGTTCAGAATGAACCGATCGATAGCCGGTAAACGTCTTCATTTCACCACGCAGACGCACCCCAAAGCGCACCGTATAGGTCGCGTTACAGACGCGAATTTTTTCTTCGATACCGGGTGCCAGATCCATCAGGGCCACGGCACGGTTAAACATAATATCGACGGATTCACGAAAGCTTGGTTCGCGCTGAGACATGGGTAGAGCTCCGGTTAATGGCAAATCACTGGATGATCCTGACGTGATTCGGTTAACAACTGCGACAATATTAGGCAGTGATTTGTCCCAATCTGGACTTTTCCACAGGTCAGACGACTTTTACGGAAATAATCGCGATTGATTTCTCGTTGCGCAACAATGCCCAGGCCTGCGCCGGGATTGTGTCTTAATAAATGGTTAATTGACCCAATTCGCCCCAAACCTCGCCTCATTCTGGCCCAGAATGAATGCGACAAAGGCTGCGGTGTAGTCTGTATTACGCCAGCCGGACCGATCCTGATACGGCAAATATTAGAGGTGAATTGTGAAAACCGCAGGCCAAATCGCAGCAAAGCGCGCTTCAGCGTTTCCTTGCCGCCCATTTATGGGGGGACAATCATGATGTTTGCCCGCCCGACGTTATCTTGGCTTCGCAAATTCCGTCGCGACGAAGACGGCAATTCCACCATCGAATTCGTGTTGGTCGTTCCGTTCATCATGACTATTTTCCTTTGTTCCTTTGAAATGGGTCTGATGATGATCCGCAATGTGATGCTGGAACGGGGTGTGGATCTGGCGGTGCGATCCGTCCGATTGGGGACCACAAATCAGGTCAACGCCGATCAACTGCGCGATATGGTCTGCAATGGCGCCGGGATTATCCCGGATTGCCAGAGCGCCGTTAAAATCGAAATGGTTCGGATTGATACAGCAGCATGGGTTGATATTCCGCGTGATGCGGATTGCGTCGATCGGAATGATCCCGCCGCCCCGGCGCGCAGCTTTACTACCGGGGGCATGAATGAGCTGATGGTCCTGCGCGTCTGCGCGCTGTTTGATCCCATCTTTCCCACAACAGGTCTGGGGTTCCGTATGCCCAAGGAATCCAACGGGGCATATGCCATCGTTACGACCTCTGCATTTGTCATGGAGCCAGGTTAAGCCATGTTTATCAACTCCAATCCCAAAGACTTTTTGACGCGCTTTCGCAAAGACGAAGATGGCGGCATGATCATTTTTTCACTGTATCTGTTTGTCATGATGCTGGCGATCGGAGGTATGGCCGTTGATCTGATGCGATTTGAAACGGCCCGCGCCCAATTGCAAAGCTGCACCGATACGGCGTTGCTGGCCGCGGCTGATTTGGATCAGGGAAACGACCCAGCCACCGTGTTCAATGATTATATGGACAAATGTGGCATGTCTGACTTTGTGCAAACCGGCAGCCCCGTGGTTGTCGAAGGCATCAATTACCGGTCCGTCACTGCGGATGCGACCATTGAATTGCCCACTTTGTTTATGAACATGATGGGCATCACCCAATTGGACGCGCCTTCGACCGGCACCGCAATAGAGAGCGTTTCAGAAGTTGAAATTTCGCTGGTGCTGGATATTTCCGGCTCTATGGGGTGGGCATCCAACACCGGAACGACAACCAAGCTTGAGGAATTGCAAGCGGCCGCAAATCTGTTTGTGGATATGATTTATCAGCGTTCTGATCCCGACGAAGTGTCGATCAGCATCATCCCCTATTCCACACAGGTGGCTTTGCCGCCCAATTTGCTGGACCAGTATAACGTGACCCGTGGGCACAATTATTCCAGCTGTGTGAACTTTGACTACGATGACTTTAACACTGTGTCATTGCCAACAAACCAAGCGCTGGAACACACACAGCATTTTGCCCCTTGGGGGAAATATGGCCCGGTGCGCTATGACCATTATAACCGGTCTTATGTATGTCGCCCCGAAGCTGCGTCTGCGATCCTGCCCATGAGCGGCGACCCAGATGTCCTGAAAGCCCATATCAACGCGTTGACCCCAGGTGGGAACACGTCCATCGATATTGGGGTGAAATGGGGCGTGGCACTGTTGGATCCATCCGCACAGCCTGCCATCAACGCATTGATCGCCAATAACGAAGTAAACTCTGTCTTCTCTGGTCGCCCCTATACCGTGGCCAGCGGTCAATCGATGAAAATCGTGATTGTGATGACGGATGGGAAAAACACCACGCAATATATGCTGGATGACACCCTGCGCGGGTCCATGTCCGACGTTTACGAAGATCCGGTTTCTGGCCACTACTTTGTGGATTCCGACGAAGAAGGCCACCGGGATGGCGACGGTATCCCCGACGAACGTTGGTTCTATCCGCGGGCGGAACGGTATGGCTGGGGCAACCAATGGCGTCGCGATTGGGAAGTGCCTGCCAACTTGCGTCAACTGCCCTATTCGGAACTCATGAACGAAGTGACGATGCAATATAACGCAGACTATCACTATGGTCGCCAGCACGACTGGTCGTCTGATTACAATTCCCAGTACAACAACATCCTGGAAACGGTAAATGCAGGGACCAAAAACAGTCGTCTAGATGACATTTGTGACGTCGCCAAAAGTGATCCAAACAATATGGTGGTCTACACGATCGGCTTTGAGGTTGACGATCCATCCGCGGCTGTGATGGCAGATTGCGCATCCTCGGCGTCCCACTTCTATCGTGTGGGTGGTCCAGAAATCATGGATGCGTTCCAATCCATCGCACGTCAGGTGAATGAACTGAGGCTCGTACAATGATGCGCACCCCTACCTTTCTCACCCGCTGCGGCATCTTGTTGCGAGATCGGATCGACCGGTTTCGCAGCGACGAACGGGGATCTGTTTCGATCGAAATGGTTCTGGTCGTCCCGATGTTGTTTTGGTGCTATCTGGGGATGTTCGTCTATTTTGACGCATTCCGCGCAAAGTCCGCGACGGAAAAGGCAACATTCACCATTGCCGACTTTATCGGCCGGATCGACAACCGCGAAATCGAAGACGTTGTGACCCCCGAAATCATTGATTCCATGTACGAATTGCATGGATTGTTGACCCATTCGCGCCTGCGCACTGGTGTGCGTATTTCGGTTATCAGCTGGAATGCCAATCGGGGCCGGTATTACCGGGTTTGGTCTGAATGGCGTGGCAGACGGGCGCGTGACACAGGTGGTCTGCGCGGTGTTGGTCGGTTGACCAACACCGCGCTTATTAGCCCCGAATACACGGATCGACTGCCGACAACGATGCTGCACACGGAACGCCTTATCTTGGTGGAAACATTTGCCATCTATGAACCGCCCTTTAATCTGGCTTGGGACGCATTTGGAACAGGTCAAGAAACATTTGGCCCGCATATCAAGCCGTATCAAATGGATACGTTGGTGTTTTACCGCCCTCGGTTCAGCGAACGGATTTGTTTCAACGACGATCCCAATTATGATCCGGTCGCGGCCGTGTGCTAATCAGCGGGACGCAATCCGAAACGCGATTTGTTCGGCCATAAATTTGGACGCCCCGGCAGAGGTAACCCCGCCAACGCCAACCCGGCGCCCCAATGCCCAATACAGCCCCGGCGCCCAGGCGCGGGGCTGTTTTTCGGTCAAAACAAGTGTAAATCCATTAGACGGCTTAAACGCAAAAACGCCCCGTTCAACGTCTTTGATGTCTTCGATCCGCGCCAGAACACGCCCAGCGCTGTCTGACAATCCCTCTTCGGTCAGGGTCAACACCAACAATGTCGCCCGGCGCAAATGTTCGGCCCCAAACAGAACCACAGCCCCAAATGCAATCAGGAACACCTGCCAGATCAAAGCGGGGGGATTGGTAAAGGCCAGATAAATCAACAACGCCCCGAGCGCGTATAAAACCATCAACGCAAACAACCGGCGCCCGGCCGAGGCATTTAAGGTTGCGTAAACACCGTTTTCATCTGGTCCCATCATCATTGGTCATCCCCACCGATTTGCGCACGAGATCCAGATAGATCTCTTCGATCCGTTCGATCGAAAGGCGCCCCCCGGCCCGATACCAGTTGGTCATGCCCGTGAGAAGGGCAATCAGCGCCAAAGTCGCGACCTTGGTGTCCTCGATGGCAAAAACACCCTCATTTACGCCCTGAACAAGGATCGCTTCTAAGGCATCCTCATATTGTTTACGCATCTGTTCGATCATGACAAAGTTGTCCGGCGTCAGATTGCGCAGCTCCATATAGGACAAAAACACCTCATCCGTGCGCGGAATGTGGAACTGAATGTGGAACCGTGTGAACGCTTCGAGCTGCTGTTCGGCGTCACCTTGGATGTCTGCGCCAGCAAGGGCGGCCAACAACGATTCCATATGGGCGTTCAACAAATCAAACAATAAGGCCTGTTTGTCTTTGGTATAATTATAAAGCGCCCCAGCCTGCACGCCCACTTCTTTGGCAATCTGGCGCATTGAGACCGCCGCATAGCCATGTTGCGCAATCAGCCGCAAGGCGGCATCGCGCACCCGGGGGCCAGTGATATCGGAATGTGATCCAGTTTTTCGTGCCATAGCCCTTGATAACTGAACAATCATTCAATTGAAAACCCCTCGCATCACCGGACGGGCACAGGTAAGGTCGCGCCGAACCATCGGGCGACCTGACAGGTAGAAGTTATGCGGTATGCGTTGATTGTATTTTTATTGGCCAGTTGCACGCAATTTCCGCAACTTGACGCCACTTTGCCGGCTGAAAATGCAATCGCGCCGCGTGTTGTTCCGTTGGGTCCGATTCTGGCACAGGCCGATCGGTTGGGCGGACAAACCACCGATTTCGACGCGATCAATGCGGATCTGCAAACCCGGCTGTCGCAATTGCGCAGCCGCGCTGCCAATCTGCAAGGTCCCGTGATCCCGACGGCCACGCGCAACAGAATGCGACGTGGGATTGACACCTCTGCGTTGCAGTAAGCCGCCTTTCCCGCTATCCCCCCTGTCGAACCCGAAACTGATCGAAAGACGCACGCCATGACCACTCCTCTTCGCCTCGGAATTGCAGGTCTCGGCACGGTGGGTGTCGGGGTGATTAAAATCCTGCACCAAAAAGCCAATTTACTGGCGGAACGCACCGGCCGGCCCATTGAAATCGTCGCCGTTTCTGCACGGTCCAAAGGCAAAGATCGCGGCGTATCCCTGGATGGATATGCATGGGAAGACGATCCAGTTGCATTGGCCAAACGCGACGACATTGATGTATTTGTCGAATTGATGGGCGGCGATAGCGGCCCCGCCAAGGACGCAACCGAAGCCGCGCTGGCCAGTGGCAAAGATGTCGTCACCGCCAACAAAGCGCTGCTGGCCCATCACGGCCAAAATCTGGCCGAAATTGCCGAAGCGTCAAACCATGTCATCCGGTTCGAAGCCGCGGTTGCGGGCGGTATCCCAGTGATCAAAGCCCTGACCGAAGGCTTGGCTGGCAATGACATCACCCGCGTCATGGGCGTGATGAACGGCACCTGCAACTACATCCTGACCCGGATGGAAAACGCTGGCCTGACCTACGAAGAGGCGTTTGCCGAAGCAGATGGGCTTGGATATTTGGAAGCGGATCCCAATCTGGATGTGGGCGGGATTGATGCGGGCCACAAACTGGCGCTGCTGGCGGCAATTGCCTATGGCACACAGCCCGATTTCGACGCCGTCGAACTAGAAGGCATCGGATCGATCACAATCGAAGATATCCGCCAAGCCGCCGATATGGGCTATAAAATCAAGCTGTTAGGCGTCGCGCAAATGACCGGCCGGGGGTTGGAACAACGCATGTCGCCGTGCCTTGTGCCTGCCACGTCCCCGCTGGGTCAGCTCGAAGGGGGCACCAATATGGTGGTGCTGGAAGGCGATCATGTGGGGCAGATTGTGCTGCGTGGCGCAGGTGCCGGCGAAGGCCCAACCGCCAGCGCGGTTTTGGGCGACATCATGGATATTGCCCGTGGCATCCGCATTTCGACCTTTGGCCAACCGGCCGCTGGCCTGACCAAGGCGCGCGCCGCACGGGCCGCCATTGCCGCACCTTATTATCTGCGCATGGAATTGCATGATAAACCCGGCGCTTTGGCCAAAATCGCCACCCAATTGGGTGAGGCTGGTATTTCCATCGACCGGATGCGCCAATATGGCCACAATGCCGGCGCGGCACCTGTTTTGATCGTAACCCACAAAACCACTCGCAATGCCGTCGAAGACGCGCTGAAAGGGTTTGATCGCACCGGCGTTGTGGCGACCAAGCCCGTTGTGATCCGGATCGAGACCGTAGAATAACGTTTAAAAGCCGTGTATTAGTTGAGTAATGAGTGATGAATTGGTTTGCCTCGGTTGACATCTATTGTGAACGTCTAAGCCCGGCCTATTGGGCAGAGCCGGTAAACGCCCTGTCCAACATTGCCTTTGTTTTGGCGGCAATCTGGGCGGGGTTCAGCGCCAAATCCCGTGGCATCACGTCGCCTGCAATCTGGGTTCTGATCCCTTGGGCGGCGTTGATCGGCGTTGGATCCTACCTGTTTCACACCCATGCAAACCGCTGGAGCGAGATGGCCGATGTCATTCCGATCTGGGGATTTGTCGCCGCGTATGTCCTGATCAGCGTCAACCGTTTGGGGGGTGTCCAACCCGGCAAACTGGCCAAGATCGTCGCGATCGGGGCAATTTGTGGCTTTATCACGTCGGTGTTTTTTGCCATCGGCGAAGGCGACACCACGACGCTTGCGCATGATTACACGCATTCTGTTGATCCGCTGAATGGATCTGGCCAATACGCGCCCGCCTTGATTGCGCTGTTGGTTTTGTCCTTTGTGATGTGGCGACGTAAGCATCCGCAACGGGGTTGGGCCTTGGGGGCGGTGGCCGTGTTTTTCACATCCCTGTTGGCGCGCACCGTCGATATGTCCCTATGCGAAGCGATTCCCGGCGGGACCCATTTTATGTGGCACATTCTGAACGGATTGATGGTTGGGCTGCTTTTGCAATTGCTGATCCGCGCCACCCCAGCAAAACAACGTATTTAACCGCGTATTTACGCACCCAAACCTTGTAAATTGCCCTCTGCCTGCGCTACATGGCGGCAACCTAATGACCCAAAGGACCTTTGAAATGCACAAGCCACCCGAATTTCACGACCGTATGTTGTCTTTGGGCTTGGCCCGCGTATCAGAGGCAGCGGCGATTGCGTCTGCCAAACTGATCGGTCGTGGCGACGAAAAAGCCGCGGATCAGGCGGCTGTTGATGCGATGCGCACCCAGCTGAACCAGCTGGAAATTCAGGGTGTTGTTGTGATCGGCGAAGGCGAACGCGACGAAGCGCCAATGCTGTATATCGGCGAAGAAGTGGGCAGCGGCGAAGGCCCAGCGGTAGACATCGCGCTGGACCCGCTGGAAGGCACAACATTGACCGCCAAAGACATGCCAAATGCCTTGGCTGTGATTGCCATGGGCCCGCGCGGTTCCATGCTGCACGCGCCAGACACCTATATGCGTAAACTGGCCATTGGGCCGGGCTATGAGGACGGCGTTGTGACGCTGGCCATGTCCCCAACCGA carries:
- a CDS encoding pilus assembly protein TadG-related protein codes for the protein MFINSNPKDFLTRFRKDEDGGMIIFSLYLFVMMLAIGGMAVDLMRFETARAQLQSCTDTALLAAADLDQGNDPATVFNDYMDKCGMSDFVQTGSPVVVEGINYRSVTADATIELPTLFMNMMGITQLDAPSTGTAIESVSEVEISLVLDISGSMGWASNTGTTTKLEELQAAANLFVDMIYQRSDPDEVSISIIPYSTQVALPPNLLDQYNVTRGHNYSSCVNFDYDDFNTVSLPTNQALEHTQHFAPWGKYGPVRYDHYNRSYVCRPEAASAILPMSGDPDVLKAHINALTPGGNTSIDIGVKWGVALLDPSAQPAINALIANNEVNSVFSGRPYTVASGQSMKIVIVMTDGKNTTQYMLDDTLRGSMSDVYEDPVSGHYFVDSDEEGHRDGDGIPDERWFYPRAERYGWGNQWRRDWEVPANLRQLPYSELMNEVTMQYNADYHYGRQHDWSSDYNSQYNNILETVNAGTKNSRLDDICDVAKSDPNNMVVYTIGFEVDDPSAAVMADCASSASHFYRVGGPEIMDAFQSIARQVNELRLVQ
- a CDS encoding TetR/AcrR family transcriptional regulator, translating into MARKTGSHSDITGPRVRDAALRLIAQHGYAAVSMRQIAKEVGVQAGALYNYTKDKQALLFDLLNAHMESLLAALAGADIQGDAEQQLEAFTRFHIQFHIPRTDEVFLSYMELRNLTPDNFVMIEQMRKQYEDALEAILVQGVNEGVFAIEDTKVATLALIALLTGMTNWYRAGGRLSIERIEEIYLDLVRKSVGMTNDDGTR
- a CDS encoding TadE/TadG family type IV pilus assembly protein, yielding MMRTPTFLTRCGILLRDRIDRFRSDERGSVSIEMVLVVPMLFWCYLGMFVYFDAFRAKSATEKATFTIADFIGRIDNREIEDVVTPEIIDSMYELHGLLTHSRLRTGVRISVISWNANRGRYYRVWSEWRGRRARDTGGLRGVGRLTNTALISPEYTDRLPTTMLHTERLILVETFAIYEPPFNLAWDAFGTGQETFGPHIKPYQMDTLVFYRPRFSERICFNDDPNYDPVAAVC
- a CDS encoding TadE/TadG family type IV pilus assembly protein; protein product: MMFARPTLSWLRKFRRDEDGNSTIEFVLVVPFIMTIFLCSFEMGLMMIRNVMLERGVDLAVRSVRLGTTNQVNADQLRDMVCNGAGIIPDCQSAVKIEMVRIDTAAWVDIPRDADCVDRNDPAAPARSFTTGGMNELMVLRVCALFDPIFPTTGLGFRMPKESNGAYAIVTTSAFVMEPG
- a CDS encoding Glu/Leu/Phe/Val dehydrogenase, producing MSQREPSFRESVDIMFNRAVALMDLAPGIEEKIRVCNATYTVRFGVRLRGEMKTFTGYRSVHSEHMEPVKGGIRFATSVNQNEVEALAALMTYKCALVETPFGGSKGGLCVDPREWDEHEMEQITRRFAYELCKRDLIHPSQNVPAPDMGTGEREMAWIADQYRRMNTTDINANACVTGKPAHAGGIQGRVEATGRGVQYALREFFRHPDDVRAAGLDGSLDGKKVIVQGLGNVGYHAAKFLKEEDGSLVTGIIERDGGVFDPDGIDVEAVHHWIVKHGGVKGYPTGTYVENGTLLLEQDCDILIPAALEGVINLENAARIKAPLIIEAANGPVTAGADEILREKGVVIIPDMYANAGGVTVSYFEWVKNLSHIRFGRMQRRQEEARHELIVRELERLDESMGDRWSLNGNFKERYLRGADELELVRSGLDDTMRTAYQSMSNVWHERSDVEDLRTAAYLVSIDRVAQSYTAKGL